A genomic segment from Microbulbifer elongatus encodes:
- a CDS encoding SPFH domain-containing protein has product MEGLSVVLALVVLVIITVGMGVRIVPQGSKHIVQRLGKYHSTLNPGMNVIIPYVDQVPYKVTTKDIVLDIPSQEVITQDNATIIANAVAYINIVSPEKAVYGVEDYEIAIQNLVQTALRSIVGEMSLDSALSSRDLIKAKLKEAISDDIADWGINLKTVEIQDINPSTTMQKAMEEQAAAERQRRATVTRAEGEKQAAILEADGRLEASKRDAKAQVVLADASREAIERVTQAIGDQEMPVMYLLGERYINALEELSTSANAKNILLPADLPNAVKGLLNR; this is encoded by the coding sequence ATGGAAGGATTATCCGTAGTACTGGCACTGGTCGTGCTGGTGATTATTACCGTAGGCATGGGGGTACGCATTGTGCCCCAGGGCTCCAAACATATCGTGCAACGCCTGGGTAAATACCACAGCACCCTGAACCCCGGAATGAATGTGATCATCCCCTATGTCGATCAGGTGCCCTACAAAGTCACCACCAAAGATATCGTACTGGATATTCCATCGCAGGAAGTGATCACCCAGGACAACGCCACCATCATTGCCAATGCCGTGGCCTACATCAATATCGTCTCACCAGAAAAAGCCGTGTACGGCGTTGAAGACTACGAAATTGCCATCCAGAACCTGGTGCAGACCGCCCTGCGTTCCATTGTTGGTGAAATGTCTCTGGACTCAGCGCTGTCCTCCCGCGACCTGATCAAGGCCAAACTGAAAGAAGCCATCTCCGACGATATCGCGGACTGGGGTATCAACCTGAAAACCGTGGAAATTCAGGACATCAACCCTTCCACAACCATGCAGAAAGCGATGGAAGAACAGGCCGCGGCCGAACGCCAGCGCCGCGCCACGGTTACCCGGGCAGAAGGGGAAAAACAGGCTGCCATTCTGGAAGCCGACGGCCGCCTGGAAGCTTCCAAGCGAGACGCCAAGGCGCAGGTGGTACTGGCGGACGCCAGCCGTGAAGCCATCGAGCGCGTCACCCAGGCCATTGGCGACCAGGAAATGCCGGTAATGTATCTGCTGGGTGAGCGTTACATTAACGCGCTCGAGGAGCTTTCCACCTCGGCCAACGCCAAGAACATCCTGTTGCCGGCGGACCTGCCCAACGCCGTAAAAGGGCTTCTGAACCGATAG
- a CDS encoding NfeD family protein, translated as MLEWLNAHIAYWHWLVLGLLLVTAEIFVSGFILFWFGLAAVFMGVLLMLVGMPITAQLLIWAGLSIGLVFLWQKFIKPNWKDRTTSGMAMEALTGQVGSVIDSNIGKARGRMRFPAPILGEDEWMFMSTSEIAVGERVKVTNISGNTLVVSPL; from the coding sequence ATGCTGGAATGGCTGAACGCACATATTGCCTACTGGCACTGGCTGGTACTGGGGCTACTGCTGGTCACCGCCGAGATTTTTGTATCCGGCTTCATCCTGTTCTGGTTCGGGCTCGCGGCCGTGTTTATGGGGGTCCTGCTGATGCTCGTGGGCATGCCGATTACTGCCCAGCTGCTGATCTGGGCGGGACTGTCCATCGGGCTGGTGTTTCTTTGGCAAAAATTCATCAAGCCCAACTGGAAAGATCGCACCACATCCGGCATGGCCATGGAAGCGCTCACCGGACAGGTGGGCTCGGTCATTGATTCGAATATTGGCAAAGCGCGCGGGCGCATGCGCTTCCCGGCGCCCATTCTCGGCGAAGACGAATGGATGTTTATGAGCACCAGCGAGATAGCCGTGGGGGAGCGGGTCAAGGTGACGAATATTTCCGGTAACACGCTGGTAGTCAGCCCGCTCTGA
- a CDS encoding phospholipase A — protein sequence MWPLIRRFAAAFLLMPGLVYAEEISVDDESEEIEILQTDDSLQSEERRQQNCLREQLLTAPANITLEEMRIRCELAVIREGRRVEETPVFATTPEVATQDSAEALVSERAQAIRDAAQNPFTLASHKTNYLLPVTYNPKPNKGGLEDYDTERGTDLDSIEVQFQLSVQVPVWRGFLGKASFMSFAYTNRSFWQAYNSDDSAPFRETNHEPELIMTWLNDWTIFGFQNVANQIAFNHQSNGRSEPLSRSWNRIYANFAFEKDDVYFTVKPWYRIPEDREDDDNPDLEFYLGHFELVGGIERGDHNISIMVRNNLRSDNKGAGELRWSFPMGNRVRGYVKYFNGHGESLIDYDESVQTLGIGFELARGTGN from the coding sequence GTGTGGCCCCTTATCCGGCGCTTTGCCGCGGCTTTTCTGTTGATGCCGGGGCTGGTTTACGCCGAAGAGATATCCGTGGACGATGAGTCTGAGGAAATCGAGATTCTGCAGACGGATGACTCCCTGCAGAGTGAAGAGCGGCGCCAGCAGAACTGTCTGCGTGAGCAGTTACTTACCGCCCCCGCCAATATCACGCTGGAGGAAATGCGTATTCGCTGCGAACTGGCGGTGATTCGCGAGGGCCGCCGTGTGGAGGAAACGCCGGTTTTCGCGACCACCCCGGAAGTTGCCACGCAGGATTCCGCCGAGGCGCTGGTCAGTGAGCGCGCCCAGGCGATCCGTGATGCCGCACAGAACCCGTTCACGCTCGCCTCCCACAAAACCAACTATCTGCTGCCGGTGACCTACAACCCCAAGCCCAACAAGGGGGGGCTGGAAGACTACGACACGGAAAGAGGAACCGATCTGGACTCCATCGAGGTGCAGTTCCAGCTCTCGGTGCAGGTACCGGTATGGCGGGGTTTTCTTGGCAAGGCCTCATTTATGAGCTTTGCCTACACCAACCGCTCCTTCTGGCAGGCCTACAACTCCGATGATTCTGCGCCATTTCGCGAGACCAATCACGAGCCGGAGCTGATCATGACCTGGCTCAATGACTGGACCATTTTCGGCTTCCAGAATGTGGCAAACCAGATCGCCTTCAACCATCAGTCCAACGGTCGCAGTGAGCCGCTGTCACGCAGCTGGAACCGGATCTACGCCAATTTTGCGTTTGAAAAAGACGATGTCTATTTCACCGTGAAGCCCTGGTACCGCATCCCCGAAGACAGAGAAGACGACGATAACCCGGATCTGGAGTTCTACCTGGGGCACTTTGAATTGGTCGGCGGAATCGAGCGGGGCGACCACAATATCTCGATCATGGTGCGCAACAATCTACGCTCTGACAACAAGGGCGCCGGTGAGCTGCGCTGGAGTTTTCCCATGGGTAACCGTGTGCGCGGTTATGTGAAGTACTTCAATGGGCATGGTGAGAGCCTGATCGACTACGATGAATCGGTACAGACCCTGGGGATTGGTTTTGAGCTGGCCCGGGGGACCGGAAACTAA
- a CDS encoding NUDIX hydrolase: MGFDDTYKLSAHAVITNEAGEILQLRATYADKSWGLPGGALDLGETIHEALHRECREELGREIVIDYLSGVYYHRVYNSHVFIFRAHLKAHGVGNSNGDITLSSEHSAFDYFPLCDLSPVQRVRVLHCLQFNGEVQSAKF; the protein is encoded by the coding sequence ATGGGATTTGACGACACCTACAAACTGAGCGCTCATGCGGTCATCACCAACGAGGCCGGAGAGATACTGCAATTACGCGCCACCTACGCGGACAAAAGCTGGGGATTGCCCGGTGGTGCCCTGGACCTTGGGGAGACGATTCACGAGGCCCTGCACCGGGAATGCCGGGAAGAGCTGGGCCGGGAAATTGTCATCGACTATCTGAGTGGCGTCTATTACCACCGGGTATACAACTCTCACGTATTTATTTTTCGTGCCCACCTTAAAGCCCATGGCGTGGGCAACAGTAACGGCGATATCACGCTGTCGTCTGAGCACTCTGCTTTCGATTACTTCCCCCTCTGCGACCTGTCCCCGGTGCAGCGTGTGCGTGTGCTGCACTGTTTGCAGTTTAACGGGGAAGTTCAGAGCGCAAAATTCTAA